From one Microbacterium sp. 10M-3C3 genomic stretch:
- the coxB gene encoding cytochrome c oxidase subunit II — MPSKRRLRWALLPVGIAAATVLAGCSSTQLHGFLPGFEDGDAEPATNRTDLVAGLWVNSWIVLLVVGLVTWGLMLWAVIAYRRRKGQTGLPVQLRYNMPIEIFYTIVPLILVVGLFAFTARDQTTIETQYDVSDPDVVSITAIGKQWAWDFQYNGEGGDKDDAVWTQGVQAEPAADGSVDQDKLPTLYLPVDRKVHIDLQSRDVIHSFWIIDFLYKKDMYIGRDNQWSFTPTREGTYAGKCAELCGEYHSAMLFNVKVVSEEEYEQYLDSLRAAGNTGDITDSYDRLQKETGFGRAEEGQ; from the coding sequence GTGCCCTCCAAACGACGCCTCCGCTGGGCTCTCCTCCCGGTCGGGATCGCAGCGGCGACCGTGCTCGCCGGCTGCAGCTCGACCCAGCTGCACGGCTTCCTGCCCGGCTTCGAGGACGGCGACGCCGAGCCCGCGACCAACCGCACCGACCTGGTCGCCGGGCTGTGGGTGAACTCGTGGATCGTGCTGCTGGTCGTCGGCCTCGTGACGTGGGGGCTCATGCTGTGGGCCGTCATCGCCTACCGCCGTCGCAAGGGCCAGACCGGCCTCCCGGTGCAGCTGCGCTACAACATGCCGATCGAGATCTTCTACACGATCGTGCCGCTGATCCTCGTGGTCGGCCTGTTCGCGTTCACCGCGCGTGACCAGACCACGATCGAGACCCAGTACGACGTGAGCGACCCCGACGTCGTGTCGATCACCGCCATCGGCAAGCAGTGGGCGTGGGACTTCCAGTACAACGGCGAGGGCGGCGACAAGGACGACGCCGTGTGGACCCAGGGCGTGCAGGCCGAGCCGGCCGCCGACGGCTCCGTCGACCAGGACAAGCTGCCGACCCTGTACCTGCCCGTCGATCGCAAGGTGCACATCGACCTGCAGTCGCGCGACGTGATCCACTCGTTCTGGATCATCGACTTCCTGTACAAGAAGGACATGTACATCGGCCGCGACAACCAGTGGTCGTTCACTCCGACGCGGGAGGGCACGTACGCCGGCAAGTGCGCCGAGCTGTGCGGCGAGTACCACTCCGCGATGCTGTTCAACGTCAAGGTCGTCAGCGAGGAGGAGTACGAGCAGTACCTCGACTCGCTGCGTGCCGCCGGCAACACCGGTGACATTACGGATTCGTACGACCGGCTCCAGAAGGAAACCGGCTTCGGCCGCGCTGAGGAAGGGCAGTGA
- the erpA gene encoding iron-sulfur cluster insertion protein ErpA yields MTDTALTTEQPVRDHGVVLTDAAAEKVKSLLSQEGRDDLRLRVAVQPGGCSGLIYQLYFDERFLDGDKAVDFDGVEVIVDDMSVPYLDGATIDFKDTISEQGFTIDNPNAAGSCACGDSFH; encoded by the coding sequence ATGACCGACACCGCGCTGACGACCGAACAGCCCGTCCGTGACCACGGGGTCGTCCTGACCGATGCCGCCGCCGAGAAGGTCAAGAGCCTGCTCAGCCAGGAGGGTCGCGACGACCTGCGCCTGCGCGTCGCGGTGCAGCCGGGCGGATGCTCCGGACTCATCTACCAGCTCTACTTCGACGAGCGCTTCCTCGACGGCGACAAGGCCGTCGACTTCGACGGCGTCGAGGTGATCGTCGACGACATGAGCGTGCCCTACCTCGACGGCGCCACGATCGACTTCAAGGACACGATCTCCGAGCAGGGCTTCACGATCGACAACCCCAACGCGGCCGGCAGCTGCGCGTGCGGCGACTCGTTCCACTGA
- a CDS encoding dipeptidase yields the protein MTSDQTRRDAVRAAAASAVPAALADLGALVRIPSIAWPAFDQSQVARSADAVAELFRGLGFFDRVEVKSAAVPGTDEHGQPAVLATRAARNGRPTVLLYAHHDVQPPGDEALWDSPPFEPTVRDGRLYGRGAADDKAGIMAHVGALRALIEALGDDVDLGVAVFVEGEEEYGSRSFATFLAENADVLRADVIVVADSGNWDERTPGLTVSLRGMARVTVGVRTLDHASHSGMFGGAVPDATMAAVKLLSTLWDEDGAVAVEGLAERDAPTPEYDEAKLREESGLLPGVSPIGRGTILSRLWNKPSITVIGMDVTPVDAASNTLRPETSVVLSMRVAPGQTARDAYAALEAHLRAHAPFGAELTFSDHDFGDPFLVDTSGWAVADVRAAFAEGYGVDSVDVGVGGSIPFIADLVREFPGAQILVTGVEDPNARAHSPNESLHLDTFRHALIAEALLLESLDARTV from the coding sequence ATGACCTCCGATCAGACCCGACGCGATGCCGTGCGCGCTGCCGCCGCATCCGCCGTGCCCGCCGCCCTGGCCGACCTCGGCGCCCTCGTGCGCATCCCGTCGATCGCGTGGCCCGCGTTCGACCAGAGTCAGGTCGCGCGCAGCGCCGACGCGGTCGCGGAGCTGTTCCGCGGGCTCGGGTTCTTCGACCGGGTCGAGGTGAAGTCGGCGGCCGTCCCGGGGACGGACGAGCACGGACAGCCCGCCGTACTGGCCACCCGGGCGGCGCGCAACGGCCGGCCGACGGTGCTGCTGTACGCGCACCACGACGTGCAGCCCCCGGGCGACGAGGCCCTGTGGGACAGCCCGCCGTTCGAGCCGACCGTGCGCGACGGCCGCCTGTACGGCCGAGGCGCGGCCGACGACAAGGCGGGCATCATGGCGCACGTGGGGGCGCTCCGTGCCCTGATCGAGGCGCTCGGCGACGACGTCGACCTCGGCGTCGCGGTGTTCGTGGAGGGGGAGGAGGAGTACGGCTCGCGCTCCTTCGCGACCTTCCTGGCCGAGAACGCCGACGTGCTGCGCGCCGACGTGATCGTCGTGGCCGACTCGGGCAACTGGGACGAGCGCACGCCCGGCCTGACGGTGTCGCTGCGCGGCATGGCGCGAGTCACCGTCGGCGTCCGCACGCTCGACCACGCCTCGCATTCGGGCATGTTCGGCGGCGCCGTCCCCGACGCGACGATGGCCGCCGTGAAGCTGCTGTCCACGCTGTGGGACGAGGACGGCGCGGTCGCCGTCGAGGGCCTCGCCGAGCGCGACGCCCCGACGCCGGAATACGACGAGGCGAAGCTGCGCGAGGAGTCGGGGCTGCTCCCGGGCGTGTCGCCGATCGGCCGCGGCACGATCCTCAGCCGCCTGTGGAACAAGCCGTCGATCACCGTCATCGGCATGGACGTCACACCGGTCGACGCCGCGTCGAACACGCTGCGCCCGGAGACCTCCGTCGTCCTCAGCATGCGCGTCGCGCCCGGCCAGACCGCACGCGACGCGTACGCCGCGCTGGAGGCTCATCTGCGCGCCCACGCGCCGTTCGGCGCCGAGCTGACCTTCTCCGACCACGACTTCGGCGATCCGTTCCTCGTCGACACGAGCGGCTGGGCCGTCGCCGACGTCCGCGCCGCCTTCGCGGAGGGGTACGGCGTCGACAGCGTGGACGTGGGGGTCGGCGGCTCGATCCCCTTCATCGCGGACCTCGTGCGCGAGTTCCCCGGCGCCCAGATCCTCGTCACCGGCGTGGAGGACCCGAACGCGCGCGCACACAGCCCGAACGAGTCGCTTCACCTCGACACGTTCCGGCACGCGCTGATCGCGGAGGCGCTGCTGTTGGAGAGCCTCGACGCGCGGACGGTGTGA
- a CDS encoding DUF3043 domain-containing protein, protein MAKTPASAPNDTPVDAVSGAGKGRATPTRAEREAARKRPLVPDTKEAKARARAELAAAREKARAGMAAGEERYLPVRDKGPQRRFARDFVDAGWHLGEGVMPFMVIVILATLVPIPAFQSWAFVALWIFILFVIGDMILTSTRVKRAARDKFGADRVEKGLGWYAAMRTVQMRFMRLPKAQVKRGQRPA, encoded by the coding sequence GTGGCCAAGACTCCCGCTTCCGCTCCCAACGACACCCCCGTCGACGCCGTCTCCGGCGCCGGCAAGGGTCGGGCGACCCCGACGCGGGCCGAGAGGGAGGCGGCGCGCAAGCGGCCGCTCGTGCCCGACACGAAGGAGGCGAAGGCGCGCGCCCGCGCAGAGCTCGCCGCTGCCCGGGAGAAGGCGCGCGCGGGCATGGCCGCCGGCGAGGAGCGCTACCTGCCGGTGCGCGACAAGGGTCCGCAGCGCCGGTTCGCGCGCGATTTCGTCGACGCCGGCTGGCATCTGGGCGAGGGCGTCATGCCGTTCATGGTCATCGTGATCCTCGCGACGCTCGTGCCGATCCCGGCGTTCCAGTCGTGGGCGTTCGTCGCGCTGTGGATCTTCATCCTGTTCGTGATCGGCGACATGATCCTCACCTCGACGCGGGTCAAGCGCGCCGCACGCGACAAGTTCGGCGCCGATCGCGTCGAGAAGGGCCTCGGCTGGTACGCCGCCATGCGCACCGTCCAGATGCGCTTCATGCGCCTGCCCAAGGCGCAGGTCAAGCGCGGCCAGCGCCCCGCCTGA
- a CDS encoding quinone-dependent dihydroorotate dehydrogenase, whose amino-acid sequence MYPLLFRTVLARMDPERAHHLAAAVIRLLGVAPFAAVARALTRPDPALRTEALGLRFDSPFGVAAGFDKDVRLAAGLGALGFGHVEVGTITAVPQPGNPRPRLFRLIPDRAVINRMGFNNGGAEAAAERLRRLRRRRTRPVVGVNIGKSRVVAVEDATADYVRSAQLLAPLADYLVVNVSSPNTPGLRGLQAVETLRPLLEAVRDAAGATPLLVKIAPDLADDEVQAIARLAVDLGLAGLIAANTTISREGLRTPGPIVLAAGEGGLSGAPLKLRAMAVLRLVRAVVPPEFVVISAGGVETAADVRERLAAGATLVQGYTAFLYRGPLWARQINRGLSRA is encoded by the coding sequence ATGTATCCGCTGCTGTTCCGCACCGTTCTCGCGCGGATGGACCCGGAGCGTGCGCACCACCTCGCGGCCGCCGTCATCCGCCTCCTCGGCGTCGCACCGTTCGCGGCGGTCGCCCGGGCGCTCACGCGCCCCGACCCGGCACTGCGGACGGAGGCGCTCGGGCTGCGGTTCGACTCGCCGTTCGGCGTGGCCGCCGGCTTCGACAAGGACGTCCGGTTGGCGGCGGGACTCGGCGCGCTCGGGTTCGGGCACGTCGAGGTCGGCACGATCACCGCGGTGCCGCAGCCGGGGAACCCGCGGCCGCGCCTGTTCCGCCTCATCCCCGACCGCGCGGTGATCAACCGCATGGGGTTCAACAACGGCGGCGCCGAGGCGGCCGCCGAGCGGCTGCGCCGCCTGCGGCGGCGGCGGACACGTCCGGTCGTGGGCGTCAACATCGGCAAGAGCCGGGTCGTCGCCGTCGAGGACGCGACCGCCGACTACGTCCGCAGCGCGCAGCTGCTCGCCCCGCTCGCTGACTACCTCGTCGTCAACGTCTCGTCGCCGAACACGCCAGGCCTGCGCGGCCTGCAGGCCGTCGAGACCCTGCGCCCGCTGCTGGAGGCCGTGCGCGACGCGGCCGGCGCCACGCCGCTGCTCGTGAAGATCGCCCCCGACCTCGCCGACGACGAGGTGCAGGCGATCGCGCGCCTCGCCGTCGATCTCGGACTCGCCGGCCTGATCGCCGCGAACACGACGATCTCCCGCGAGGGGCTGCGCACGCCGGGCCCGATCGTGCTCGCAGCGGGGGAGGGCGGACTGTCCGGCGCCCCGCTGAAGCTGCGCGCGATGGCCGTGCTGCGCCTCGTGCGCGCCGTCGTCCCGCCCGAGTTCGTGGTGATCTCCGCCGGCGGCGTGGAGACGGCGGCGGACGTGCGCGAACGGCTCGCCGCGGGCGCGACGCTCGTGCAGGGCTACACCGCGTTCCTGTACCGCGGCCCCCTGTGGGCGCGGCAGATCAACCGCGGCCTCTCGCGGGCGTGA
- the nrdR gene encoding transcriptional regulator NrdR has product MHCPFCRHPDSRVIDSRTSDDGLSIRRRRQCPECGGRFSTVETASLNVIKRSGVVEPFSREKVMSGVRKACQGRPVTEGDLAVLAQRVEEAVRQTGASQVDANEIGLAILGPLRELDEVAYLRFASVYQAFESLEDFEAAIEQLRVDHAGQRAGQPAAVSD; this is encoded by the coding sequence ATGCACTGCCCCTTCTGCCGCCACCCCGACTCCCGCGTCATCGACTCCCGCACCAGCGACGACGGTCTCAGCATCCGCCGCCGTCGGCAGTGCCCGGAGTGCGGAGGACGCTTCTCGACGGTGGAGACGGCGAGCCTGAACGTGATCAAGCGCTCGGGCGTCGTCGAGCCGTTCAGCCGCGAAAAGGTCATGTCGGGCGTGCGCAAGGCGTGTCAGGGTCGACCGGTGACCGAGGGCGATCTGGCCGTGCTCGCGCAGCGTGTCGAGGAGGCCGTGCGCCAGACCGGGGCGTCGCAGGTGGATGCGAACGAGATCGGACTCGCGATCCTGGGGCCCCTGCGCGAACTCGACGAGGTCGCGTACCTCCGGTTCGCGAGCGTCTACCAGGCGTTCGAGTCGCTCGAGGACTTCGAGGCCGCCATCGAGCAGCTCCGCGTCGACCACGCCGGCCAGCGCGCCGGGCAGCCCGCGGCCGTCTCGGACTGA
- the hisD gene encoding histidinol dehydrogenase yields the protein MLRTIDLRGRNLSAAELLDAVPRASAARSEALATAAAIVADVAARGEEALREQAERFDGVRDHAIRVPAAHLDEALARLDPVVRTALDEAIRRVRAASAAQVPAPRLTELGPGARVTQRWQPVRRVGVYVPGGKAVYPSSVVMNVVPAQVAGVESVALASPPQREHGGRVHPVILAAAQLLGVSEVYAMGGAGAIGAFASGVASLGLDPVDVVTGPGNNFVAAAKRAVAGRVGTDSEAGATEILVVADDTADPDIVAADLVSQAEHDEQASAVLVTDSTALAEAVTAAVERRATSTRHSARVQEALRGPQSAIVLVDDVEQAAAFSNAYAPEHLELQLADPRPELFVHAGAVFVGRYTPVSLGDYLAGSNHVLPTGGQARYAPGLSAATFLRPQQVVEYDRDALAAVREGIVALAEAEALPAHGEAVTARFPA from the coding sequence ATGCTCCGCACGATCGATCTGCGCGGCCGCAACCTGTCGGCGGCCGAGCTCCTGGACGCCGTCCCTCGCGCGAGCGCCGCGCGCTCCGAGGCTCTCGCGACCGCCGCGGCGATCGTGGCCGACGTCGCGGCGCGCGGCGAGGAGGCGCTCCGCGAGCAGGCCGAGCGCTTCGACGGCGTCCGCGATCACGCGATCCGGGTGCCGGCCGCGCACCTCGACGAGGCCCTCGCGCGGCTGGACCCGGTGGTGCGGACGGCGCTCGATGAGGCCATCCGCCGCGTGCGCGCCGCATCCGCCGCGCAGGTGCCCGCGCCGCGCCTGACCGAGCTCGGCCCGGGCGCCCGCGTCACGCAGCGCTGGCAGCCGGTCCGCCGCGTGGGCGTGTACGTGCCCGGCGGCAAGGCGGTGTATCCCTCGAGCGTCGTCATGAACGTCGTTCCGGCCCAGGTCGCCGGCGTCGAAAGCGTCGCCCTCGCGTCGCCGCCGCAGCGCGAGCACGGCGGGCGCGTGCACCCCGTGATCCTCGCCGCCGCGCAGCTGCTGGGCGTCTCCGAGGTGTACGCGATGGGCGGCGCGGGCGCGATCGGCGCATTCGCCTCGGGCGTCGCGAGTCTCGGCCTGGATCCGGTCGACGTCGTCACCGGGCCGGGCAACAACTTCGTGGCCGCCGCCAAGCGCGCGGTGGCCGGCCGGGTGGGCACGGACTCGGAGGCGGGTGCGACCGAGATCCTGGTCGTCGCCGACGACACCGCCGACCCCGACATCGTCGCCGCCGACCTCGTCAGCCAGGCCGAGCACGACGAGCAGGCGTCCGCGGTCCTCGTGACCGACTCGACGGCGCTCGCCGAGGCCGTCACGGCGGCGGTGGAGCGGCGGGCCACCTCGACCCGGCACTCCGCCCGCGTGCAGGAGGCCCTGCGCGGCCCGCAGTCCGCGATCGTCCTCGTCGACGACGTCGAGCAGGCGGCGGCCTTCAGCAACGCCTACGCGCCCGAGCACCTCGAGCTCCAGCTGGCCGACCCGCGCCCCGAGCTGTTCGTGCACGCCGGCGCGGTCTTCGTCGGCCGCTACACGCCGGTGAGCCTCGGCGACTACCTCGCCGGGAGCAACCACGTGCTCCCCACGGGCGGCCAGGCGCGCTACGCGCCGGGGCTGTCGGCCGCGACGTTCCTGCGGCCCCAGCAGGTCGTGGAGTACGACCGCGACGCGCTCGCCGCGGTGCGCGAGGGCATCGTCGCGCTCGCCGAGGCCGAGGCTCTCCCGGCACACGGCGAGGCCGTCACCGCCCGTTTCCCGGCGTAG
- the dnaE gene encoding DNA polymerase III subunit alpha, producing the protein MASDSFVHLHVHSEYSMLDGAAKIAGMTQAAAEYGMPAIAVTDHGNTFAAFEFYNAAKAAGVKPIVGLEAYVTPGTHRSDKSRVAWGTPEQKGDDVSGSGAYTHMTMWSASTEGMHNLFRLSSLSSIEGYYFKPRMDRELLQTYGKGLIATTGCPSGEVQTRLRLGQYEAARAAAAEFQDIFGKENYFAEIMDHGLSIERRVMTDLIRLAKDLDIPLVATNDSHYTHQHEADAHAALLCVQSGSTLDDPNRFKFDGDGYYIKTAQEMRQLFRDHPEACDNTLLIAERCEVEFNTSANYMPRFPVPEGETEDSWLVKEVEKGLHYRYPDGIPDRVRTQAEYETGIILQMGFPGYFLVVADFINWAKDHGIRVGPGRGSGAGSMVAYAMRITDLDPLEHGLIFERFLNPDRVSMPDFDVDFDDRRRGEVIEYVTEKYGSERVAQIVTYGTIKSKQALKDAGRVLGFPFSMGEKLTKAMPPAVMGKDMPLSGMFDKEHPRFKEASEFRSLIETDPEAKTVFDRALGLEGLKRQWGVHAAGVIMSSEPLIDIIPIMRREQDGQIVTQFDYPSCESLGLIKMDFLGLRNLTIISDALENIRMNRGEELDLEHLALDDRASYELLTRGDTLGVFQLDGGPMRSLLRLMRPDNFEDVSAVIALYRPGPMGANSHINYALRKNGQQEVTPIHPELEEPLKDILDISYGLIIYQEQVMAIAQKVAGFSLGQADILRRAMGKKKKSELDKQYEGFSNGMKERGYGEGAIKALWDILLPFSDYAFNKAHSAAYGLVSYWTAYLKAHYPAEYMAALLTSVGDSKDKMAVYLNECRRMGIKVLPPDVNESIRYFAAVGEDIRFGLGAVRNVGANVVDGIVASRQEATFTSFHDFLAKVPVHVANKRTVESLIKAGAFDSLGATRRALIEIHEDATEGAVLDKRREANGEVGFDFDSLWDEPQQVAKVPERPEWTKKDKLAFEREMLGLYVSDHPLAGLEVPLAKHASTSIHDLLASEDVQDGDQVTIAGLVTSVQHRVAKQSGNPYGMITVEDFDGEVTVMFMGKTYTEFSSMLVADSILVVRGRVSRRDDGLNLHAQSAFSPDLGSTDASGPLVLLMPEQRASEDLVGELLQTLHRHRGDTEVTLKLHKAGTAKVFDVPHPVRVTADLYGELKGLLGPNCLG; encoded by the coding sequence GTGGCATCCGATTCCTTCGTCCATCTGCACGTGCACAGCGAATACTCGATGCTCGACGGCGCCGCCAAGATCGCGGGGATGACGCAGGCGGCGGCCGAGTACGGCATGCCGGCGATCGCCGTCACCGACCACGGCAACACGTTCGCGGCGTTCGAGTTCTACAACGCCGCGAAGGCCGCCGGCGTGAAACCCATCGTCGGGCTCGAGGCCTACGTCACACCCGGCACGCACCGCAGCGACAAGTCGCGCGTGGCGTGGGGCACGCCCGAGCAGAAGGGCGACGACGTCTCCGGCTCCGGCGCCTACACCCACATGACGATGTGGAGCGCGAGCACGGAGGGCATGCACAACCTCTTCCGGCTCAGCTCGCTCTCGAGCATCGAGGGCTACTACTTCAAGCCCCGTATGGACCGGGAGCTGCTGCAGACGTACGGCAAGGGGCTCATCGCGACGACCGGCTGCCCGTCGGGCGAGGTCCAGACCCGCCTCCGGCTCGGCCAGTACGAGGCCGCGCGCGCGGCGGCGGCGGAGTTCCAGGACATCTTCGGCAAGGAGAACTACTTCGCCGAGATCATGGACCACGGCCTCTCGATCGAGCGCCGCGTCATGACCGACCTCATCCGCCTCGCGAAAGACCTCGACATCCCGCTGGTCGCCACCAACGACTCGCACTACACGCACCAGCACGAGGCCGACGCCCACGCGGCCCTCCTGTGCGTGCAGTCCGGCTCCACCCTCGACGACCCCAACCGCTTCAAGTTCGACGGCGACGGGTACTACATCAAGACGGCGCAGGAGATGCGCCAGCTCTTCCGCGATCACCCCGAGGCATGCGACAACACGCTGCTGATCGCCGAGCGGTGCGAGGTCGAGTTCAACACGTCGGCCAACTACATGCCCCGCTTCCCGGTGCCCGAGGGTGAGACCGAGGACAGCTGGCTCGTGAAGGAGGTCGAGAAGGGTCTGCACTACCGCTACCCCGACGGCATCCCCGACCGCGTGCGCACGCAGGCGGAGTACGAGACCGGGATCATCCTGCAGATGGGCTTCCCGGGGTACTTCCTCGTCGTCGCCGACTTCATCAACTGGGCCAAGGACCACGGCATCCGCGTCGGGCCGGGCCGCGGCTCGGGTGCCGGGTCGATGGTTGCGTACGCCATGCGCATCACCGACCTCGACCCGCTCGAGCACGGCCTCATCTTCGAGCGCTTCCTCAACCCCGACCGCGTCTCGATGCCCGACTTCGACGTCGACTTCGACGACCGCCGTCGCGGCGAGGTGATCGAGTACGTCACCGAGAAGTACGGCTCGGAGCGCGTCGCGCAGATCGTCACGTACGGCACGATCAAGTCCAAGCAGGCGCTCAAGGACGCCGGGCGCGTGCTCGGCTTCCCGTTCAGCATGGGGGAGAAGCTCACCAAGGCCATGCCGCCCGCGGTGATGGGCAAGGACATGCCGCTCAGCGGCATGTTCGACAAGGAGCACCCGCGCTTCAAGGAGGCCAGCGAGTTCCGATCGCTCATCGAGACCGACCCCGAGGCCAAGACGGTGTTCGACCGTGCGCTCGGACTCGAGGGACTCAAGCGGCAGTGGGGCGTGCACGCGGCCGGGGTGATCATGTCGAGCGAGCCGCTCATCGACATCATCCCGATCATGCGCCGCGAGCAGGACGGGCAGATCGTCACGCAGTTCGACTACCCGTCGTGCGAGAGCCTCGGCCTGATCAAGATGGACTTCCTGGGGCTGCGCAACCTCACGATCATCTCCGATGCCCTCGAGAACATCCGGATGAACCGCGGCGAGGAGCTCGACCTCGAGCACCTGGCGCTCGACGACCGCGCCTCGTACGAGCTGCTCACCCGCGGCGACACGCTCGGCGTGTTCCAGCTCGACGGCGGCCCGATGCGCTCGCTCCTGCGCCTCATGCGGCCCGACAACTTCGAGGACGTCTCGGCCGTCATCGCGCTGTACCGCCCGGGCCCGATGGGTGCGAACTCGCACATCAACTACGCCCTGCGCAAGAACGGCCAGCAGGAGGTGACGCCCATCCACCCCGAGCTCGAGGAGCCGCTCAAGGACATCCTCGACATCAGCTACGGCCTGATCATCTATCAGGAGCAGGTGATGGCGATCGCGCAAAAGGTCGCGGGCTTCTCGCTCGGACAGGCCGACATCCTCCGCCGCGCGATGGGCAAGAAGAAGAAGTCCGAGCTCGACAAGCAGTACGAGGGCTTCTCGAACGGCATGAAGGAGCGCGGCTACGGCGAGGGCGCCATCAAGGCGCTGTGGGACATCCTGCTGCCCTTCTCCGACTACGCCTTCAACAAAGCGCACTCGGCCGCCTACGGCCTGGTGTCGTACTGGACGGCCTATCTCAAGGCGCACTATCCCGCCGAGTACATGGCCGCGCTGCTCACGAGCGTGGGTGACTCGAAGGACAAGATGGCGGTGTACCTCAACGAGTGCCGCCGCATGGGCATCAAGGTTCTCCCGCCCGACGTCAACGAGTCGATCCGCTACTTCGCGGCCGTCGGCGAGGACATCCGCTTCGGTCTCGGTGCGGTGCGCAACGTCGGCGCGAACGTCGTCGACGGCATCGTGGCCTCGCGCCAGGAGGCGACGTTCACGAGCTTCCACGACTTCCTCGCGAAGGTGCCCGTCCACGTCGCGAACAAGCGCACCGTCGAATCGCTCATCAAGGCCGGCGCGTTCGATTCGCTCGGTGCCACGCGCCGGGCGCTCATCGAGATCCACGAGGACGCGACCGAGGGAGCCGTCCTCGACAAGCGGCGCGAGGCCAACGGCGAGGTGGGCTTCGACTTCGACTCGTTGTGGGACGAGCCGCAGCAGGTCGCGAAGGTCCCCGAGCGCCCCGAGTGGACGAAGAAGGACAAGCTGGCGTTCGAGCGCGAGATGCTCGGCCTGTACGTGTCGGACCATCCGCTCGCGGGCCTGGAGGTGCCGCTCGCCAAGCACGCGTCGACCTCCATCCACGACCTGCTGGCGTCCGAGGACGTGCAGGACGGCGACCAGGTGACGATCGCGGGCCTCGTCACGAGCGTGCAGCACCGCGTCGCCAAGCAGAGCGGCAACCCGTACGGCATGATCACCGTCGAGGACTTCGACGGCGAGGTCACCGTCATGTTCATGGGCAAGACCTACACCGAGTTCTCCTCGATGCTCGTGGCCGACTCGATCCTCGTCGTGCGCGGCCGGGTGTCGCGCCGCGACGACGGTCTCAACCTGCACGCGCAGTCGGCGTTCTCGCCGGACCTGGGATCGACGGACGCGTCGGGTCCGCTCGTGCTCCTGATGCCCGAGCAGCGGGCCAGCGAGGATCTCGTGGGGGAGCTCCTGCAGACCCTGCACCGCCATCGCGGCGATACCGAGGTGACGCTCAAGCTGCACAAGGCCGGCACCGCGAAGGTGTTCGACGTGCCGCATCCCGTGCGGGTGACCGCCGACCTGTACGGCGAGCTCAAGGGCCTGCTGGGCCCCAACTGCCTGGGCTGA
- a CDS encoding NUDIX domain-containing protein, with amino-acid sequence MPTPDFVLELRRYVGTRPLPLVGVTAVIERDGAVLLGRRSDNGALTPITGIVDPGEEPAHAACREALEEAGVVVRATRLAWVHQIPRITYANGDQSDYLDLTFRCAFVSGDPVPVDGEMSEVGWCPLADALEAVDADMAARIRRALEDGPAAFEHSA; translated from the coding sequence ATGCCGACTCCCGACTTCGTCCTCGAGCTGCGCCGATACGTGGGCACGCGCCCCCTCCCGCTCGTGGGCGTCACCGCCGTCATCGAGCGCGACGGCGCGGTGCTGCTCGGCCGGCGCAGCGACAACGGCGCGCTCACCCCCATCACGGGCATCGTCGATCCGGGGGAGGAGCCGGCGCATGCGGCGTGCCGCGAGGCGCTCGAGGAGGCGGGCGTGGTCGTCCGCGCGACGCGGCTCGCGTGGGTGCATCAGATCCCCCGCATCACGTATGCGAACGGCGACCAGAGCGACTACCTCGACCTCACCTTCCGCTGCGCGTTCGTCTCGGGCGATCCGGTGCCGGTGGACGGCGAGATGTCCGAGGTGGGGTGGTGCCCGCTCGCCGACGCGCTCGAAGCGGTCGACGCGGACATGGCCGCGCGGATCCGCCGCGCCCTCGAAGACGGCCCCGCCGCGTTCGAGCACAGCGCCTGA
- a CDS encoding GNAT family N-acetyltransferase — MAIEVRPATSFADVCTMVGPKRPDANVCWCLSYRLPNKENQALAREARGERMRELIAEDPPGVLAYDGDEVVGWAAVHPRADTSFATNRRIPHVDDLDVWAVWCIRVRPGHRGEGISHALLAGAVEFARTSGAPAIEGYPVDNRGEKVDLTMAYVGTKSLFEKAGFREAAPPASRLAGFPRVLMRLAL; from the coding sequence ATGGCCATCGAGGTGAGACCTGCGACGAGCTTCGCGGATGTGTGCACGATGGTCGGCCCCAAGCGGCCCGACGCCAACGTGTGCTGGTGCCTCAGCTACCGGCTGCCGAACAAGGAGAACCAGGCGCTCGCGCGGGAGGCGCGCGGCGAGCGGATGCGCGAGCTGATCGCCGAGGATCCGCCCGGCGTGCTGGCGTACGACGGCGACGAGGTCGTCGGGTGGGCGGCGGTGCACCCGCGTGCCGACACCTCGTTCGCGACGAACCGCCGCATCCCGCACGTCGACGACCTCGACGTGTGGGCGGTGTGGTGCATCCGGGTGCGGCCGGGGCACCGCGGCGAGGGCATCTCGCACGCGCTGCTGGCGGGTGCGGTCGAGTTCGCGCGCACGAGCGGCGCGCCGGCGATCGAGGGCTACCCGGTCGACAACCGCGGCGAGAAGGTCGATCTCACGATGGCGTACGTGGGAACGAAGTCGCTGTTCGAGAAGGCGGGCTTTCGCGAGGCCGCGCCCCCCGCGTCGCGCCTGGCGGGCTTCCCCCGCGTCCTCATGCGCCTCGCCCTCTAG